One stretch of Bombina bombina isolate aBomBom1 chromosome 7, aBomBom1.pri, whole genome shotgun sequence DNA includes these proteins:
- the LOC128636142 gene encoding uncharacterized protein LOC128636142, with translation MPPPPPPVTGMPPPTPPVTGMQPPPPPVFSQQHGQYVPRYEQGWIASVEDPEVMPPPLAYDPWQDTWPEEYSFGFEGEPSQPRRVHVFTLPPTQYQGIHGFSTQGMSQEMQTGQAEWSHTSHQWDYQSTLRAPPSSSLGRAPPSSSPGRAPPSADEHIAEVVPETPAAEVVHDAPAAEVVHDAPAAEVVHDEPAAEVVHDAPAAEVDHDAPADRAEPAPRITAAQEPVYQLYSPWARNTFHSRGGS, from the coding sequence atgccgccacctccaccaccagtcacaggcatgccgccaccaacaccaccagtcacaggcatgcagccacctccaccaccagtcttcagtcagcaacatggacagtatgttCCCAGgtatgagcagggttggattgcctcagttgaggacccggaagtgatgccaccaccattggcatacgacccctggcaagatacctggcctgaggaatattcttttggctttgagggggagccaagtcagccacgaagggtccatgtctttacccttcccccaacacaatatcagggcattcatggcttttccacacaggggatgtcgcaagaaatgcaaactggacaggctgagtggtcacacactagtcatcaatgggactaccaatccaccctgagagctccaccatcctcttcccttgggagagctccaccatcctcttcccctgggagagctccaccatctgccgatgagcatatagctgaagttgtccctgaaacaccagcagctgaagttgtccatgatgcaccagcagctgaagttgtccatgatgcaccagcagctgaagttgtccatgatgaaccagcagctgaagttgtccatgatgcaccagcagctgaagttgaccatgatgcaccagcagatagagctgaacctgcacctagaatcactgctgctcaagagcctgtataTCAACTGTATTctccctgggcgaggaatacatttcactccagaggaggctcataa